The Opitutales bacterium ASA1 genome window below encodes:
- a CDS encoding SWIM zinc finger family protein, with the protein MSRSWTPDQAASLAPDAGSLKAGQGLASTRKWTLLARDEQYLWGLAQGSGKDPYQVQIDLEEPAFKCSCPSRKFPCKHGLGLLLLFATAPNALAVGARPGWVDEWVAKRSERAAKKEERAQKAEEEKPVDAAAQQKRGEKRTANIDEGVAFLEGWMRDIARQGIASLASAGYKFWDDTARRLVDAQAPGLARHVRDLGALANGRAGWEEHFAAHLGRFHLLLSAYRRREALPPEWQAEIDSQLGWSVDQQQLKGQAGIARRWYAAAQTLREEEKLVVRTTYVFSTEGEFARILEFSHASQSSASALVAGRWFDGELVFFPGIDSLRALLKQPPRDAPPGELPMVERVDDLIARFAEAAGMTRSDLRQWLVEWPEERFSTSEAPVSDEREDVSVLIVRRVRVTRAATALVADQDLTCLD; encoded by the coding sequence GTGTCTCGCAGTTGGACTCCTGATCAGGCTGCATCGCTCGCCCCGGACGCCGGATCGCTGAAAGCCGGACAAGGCCTCGCTTCCACGCGAAAGTGGACCCTGCTCGCGCGCGACGAGCAATATCTGTGGGGACTCGCCCAGGGCTCCGGCAAGGACCCATATCAGGTGCAGATTGATCTCGAGGAACCCGCTTTCAAGTGTTCCTGCCCGAGTCGCAAGTTCCCCTGCAAACACGGTCTGGGCTTGTTGCTTCTGTTTGCGACCGCGCCGAACGCACTCGCGGTCGGCGCGCGTCCAGGCTGGGTCGACGAGTGGGTCGCGAAGCGCTCCGAGCGCGCCGCGAAGAAGGAGGAGCGCGCGCAGAAAGCAGAGGAAGAGAAACCAGTTGATGCCGCGGCGCAGCAGAAGCGCGGGGAGAAGCGAACTGCGAACATCGATGAAGGCGTGGCCTTTCTTGAAGGCTGGATGCGGGACATCGCGCGCCAGGGCATCGCGTCTCTCGCTTCCGCGGGATACAAGTTCTGGGACGACACGGCGCGCCGCCTCGTGGACGCGCAGGCGCCGGGACTTGCCCGCCACGTGCGCGATCTCGGCGCACTCGCCAATGGCCGTGCCGGATGGGAGGAACACTTCGCCGCGCATCTTGGACGCTTTCATCTGCTGCTCTCGGCGTATCGGCGGCGAGAAGCATTGCCTCCGGAGTGGCAGGCTGAAATCGACAGCCAGCTCGGCTGGTCCGTCGATCAGCAACAACTCAAAGGTCAGGCCGGGATCGCACGGCGTTGGTACGCCGCGGCGCAAACGCTGCGCGAAGAGGAGAAGCTCGTGGTGCGAACGACCTACGTGTTCTCGACCGAGGGTGAGTTTGCGCGGATTCTGGAGTTCTCCCACGCAAGCCAATCATCGGCTTCGGCTCTTGTTGCTGGCCGTTGGTTCGACGGCGAGCTGGTCTTCTTCCCCGGCATCGATTCTTTGCGCGCTTTGTTGAAACAACCGCCGCGCGACGCCCCGCCCGGCGAATTGCCGATGGTCGAACGCGTGGACGATCTGATCGCACGCTTCGCCGAAGCGGCGGGCATGACGCGATCGGATCTGCGGCAATGGCTCGTCGAGTGGCCCGAGGAGAGGTTCTCGACCTCGGAAGCGCCCGTCAGCGACGAGCGGGAAGACGTGTCCGTTTTGATCGTTCGCCGCGTTCGCGTTACCCGTGCGGCAACAGCTCTGGTCGCGGACCAAGATCTGACGTGTTTGGATTGA